A genome region from Vibrio tapetis subsp. tapetis includes the following:
- the hslV gene encoding ATP-dependent protease subunit HslV, translating into MTTIVSVRRNNKVVIAGDGQVSLGNTVMKGNAKKVRRLYNNQVLAGFAGSTADAFTLFERFESKLQMHQGHLTKAAVELAKDWRSDRALRKLEALLAVADETASLIITGNGDVVQPEHDLIAIGSGGNFAQAAATAMLENTELDAREIAEKSLKIAGDICVFTNHHHTVEELDITAK; encoded by the coding sequence GTGACTACGATTGTATCTGTACGCCGAAATAATAAAGTTGTCATCGCCGGTGACGGTCAGGTCTCCCTGGGCAACACTGTAATGAAAGGCAACGCTAAAAAAGTGCGTCGTCTTTATAACAATCAAGTTCTAGCAGGTTTCGCTGGCAGCACTGCCGACGCATTTACGCTATTTGAGCGATTCGAAAGCAAACTGCAAATGCATCAAGGCCATTTAACCAAGGCCGCTGTTGAACTGGCAAAAGATTGGCGTAGCGATCGCGCTCTGCGCAAACTCGAAGCTTTGTTGGCCGTTGCCGATGAAACCGCTTCACTTATCATTACTGGCAACGGCGACGTCGTTCAACCAGAACATGACCTCATAGCTATCGGATCGGGCGGCAACTTTGCGCAAGCTGCAGCCACTGCTATGCTAGAAAACACAGAATTAGATGCTCGTGAAATCGCCGAAAAGTCACTGAAGATTGCTGGTGATATTTGCGTATTTACCAATCACCACCATACGGTGGAAGAGCTTGATATCACAGCTAAGTAA
- the rpmE gene encoding 50S ribosomal protein L31, translating into MKTGIHPEYKAVSATCSCGNTFEFNSTLAKESIHLDVCDKCHPFYTGKQRVVDTGGRVDRFNKRFGALSSK; encoded by the coding sequence ATGAAAACTGGTATCCACCCAGAATACAAAGCAGTTTCTGCTACTTGTTCTTGCGGCAACACTTTTGAGTTCAACTCAACTCTTGCTAAAGAATCTATCCACCTAGACGTATGTGACAAATGTCACCCGTTCTACACTGGTAAGCAACGTGTAGTTGATACTGGCGGCCGTGTTGATCGTTTCAACAAGCGTTTTGGTGCTCTTAGCAGCAAGTAA
- the metJ gene encoding met regulon transcriptional regulator MetJ: protein MADWNGEYISPYAEHGKKSEQVKKITVSIPLKVLKVLTDERTRRQINNLRHATNSELLCEAFLHAYTGQPLPTDEDLRKDRPDDIPAEVKKLMTEMGIEFEAFDEE from the coding sequence ATGGCAGATTGGAATGGCGAGTACATTAGCCCATATGCTGAGCATGGAAAAAAAAGTGAGCAAGTAAAAAAAATTACGGTTTCGATTCCACTTAAGGTGCTAAAAGTCCTTACGGATGAAAGAACCCGTCGTCAGATAAACAATCTACGCCATGCGACCAACAGTGAACTGCTATGTGAAGCTTTCTTACATGCCTACACGGGGCAACCTCTTCCAACGGATGAAGATTTAAGAAAAGATCGCCCTGATGATATTCCTGCCGAAGTGAAAAAACTGATGACAGAGATGGGTATCGAATTCGAAGCATTCGACGAAGAATAG
- the priA gene encoding primosomal protein N', which yields MRPTIAQVALPVPLDKRFDYLIPNELFPVIGGRVSVPFGRQTLVGVVTALVHQSDFPVHQLKKIKQVIDAEPVWPDSLYQLLQWCSQFYQYPLGDTLANAMPTLLRKGKPAEFATLVEWQLTTQGRDQLMVGFGRAVKQAQVMHMLQHGAMSHQAMLEQDITSPVLKTLQEKGWIERLERKPTTQDWHKQVEAEGEKPNLNEEQAIAIAAVNSHRQFGCFLLEGVTGSGKTEVYLNMIKPILERGEQALVLVPEIGLTPQTINRFKKRFQVPVTVVHSGLNDTERLNAWLSARDKQAGIVIGTRSALMTPFSKLGIIIVDEEHDASYKQQDSLRYHARDVAVMRANKENIPIILGSATPALETLHNALSGKYHHLTLTQRAGVAKPATNKVLDVKGLYLESGLSAPLIAEMRRHLNDGNQVMLFLNRRGFSPALMCHECGWIAECKRCDAYYTFHQQSREMRCHHCGSQHAVLHNCQGCGSSQLVSVGVGTEQLESHLSEVFPEYKTLRIDRDSTRRKGSLEAALTSIRNGEYQILIGTQMLAKGHHFPNVTLVALIDVDGSLYSSDFRASERLAQLFIQVAGRAGRASKPGEVILQTHHPEHELLQALLHKDYSHFAHAALEERKMAQLPPFSFLTLFRAEANQPEHVESFLQQVRQTLESHPLFGQGCLVLGPMPAPLAKRAGKSRWQLLLQVSSRSQMQKLLYSARPVIDLLPNAKKVRWSIDIEPQDLS from the coding sequence ATGCGCCCGACCATTGCTCAAGTTGCTTTACCCGTCCCTCTCGACAAACGGTTTGATTATCTCATCCCCAATGAGCTATTTCCCGTTATCGGTGGACGTGTGTCGGTACCTTTTGGTCGTCAAACATTAGTCGGTGTTGTCACGGCTCTAGTTCATCAATCTGACTTCCCAGTCCATCAATTAAAGAAAATCAAGCAAGTCATTGATGCTGAACCCGTATGGCCAGACTCTCTCTACCAATTACTTCAATGGTGTAGTCAGTTTTATCAGTATCCGTTAGGGGATACACTCGCCAATGCAATGCCAACCTTATTACGTAAAGGTAAGCCCGCTGAATTCGCCACCTTAGTTGAATGGCAGTTGACCACTCAAGGCCGCGATCAGCTTATGGTTGGGTTTGGTCGAGCAGTCAAACAAGCTCAAGTCATGCACATGTTGCAACATGGCGCCATGTCTCATCAGGCTATGTTGGAACAAGACATCACCAGCCCAGTATTAAAAACATTACAAGAAAAAGGCTGGATCGAACGATTAGAGCGCAAGCCCACCACTCAAGATTGGCACAAGCAAGTTGAAGCCGAAGGTGAAAAGCCGAATCTAAATGAAGAGCAAGCTATTGCGATCGCCGCAGTCAACAGCCATCGTCAATTTGGATGCTTTTTATTAGAAGGGGTAACAGGTTCAGGCAAAACTGAAGTTTACCTCAATATGATCAAACCGATTTTAGAGCGAGGCGAGCAAGCTTTGGTGCTCGTGCCAGAGATAGGCCTAACCCCACAAACCATCAATAGATTTAAAAAGCGATTCCAAGTGCCTGTTACCGTAGTGCACTCCGGGCTCAATGATACTGAGCGTCTAAACGCTTGGCTCAGTGCTCGCGATAAACAAGCCGGTATTGTAATTGGCACGCGCTCTGCTTTGATGACGCCTTTCTCAAAACTCGGCATTATCATTGTTGATGAGGAGCACGATGCCTCCTACAAGCAACAAGACAGTCTAAGATATCACGCGCGCGATGTTGCAGTAATGCGGGCCAACAAAGAAAACATCCCGATCATATTGGGATCAGCCACTCCAGCATTAGAAACCTTACATAATGCACTGTCTGGTAAATACCATCATTTAACTCTAACCCAGAGAGCCGGTGTGGCAAAACCAGCCACGAACAAAGTGTTAGATGTAAAAGGCCTTTATTTAGAAAGTGGGTTATCCGCGCCCCTTATTGCCGAAATGCGTCGACATCTAAATGATGGTAATCAGGTAATGCTATTTCTCAATCGCCGTGGCTTCTCTCCTGCTCTCATGTGCCATGAATGTGGCTGGATTGCCGAATGCAAACGCTGCGATGCTTATTATACCTTCCACCAGCAAAGCCGTGAAATGCGCTGTCATCACTGTGGCTCTCAACACGCGGTGTTACATAATTGCCAAGGGTGCGGCTCCAGCCAACTCGTGTCTGTTGGCGTCGGAACTGAGCAACTAGAAAGCCACTTATCGGAAGTTTTTCCTGAATATAAAACTTTGCGTATTGACCGTGACAGCACGCGACGCAAAGGCAGCTTAGAGGCCGCCCTGACCTCAATCCGCAATGGTGAATACCAAATTCTTATCGGCACGCAAATGTTGGCGAAAGGACACCACTTCCCTAACGTCACACTCGTGGCGTTAATCGATGTGGATGGATCCCTCTATAGCAGCGATTTTAGAGCATCAGAAAGACTGGCTCAGTTATTTATTCAGGTTGCAGGCCGAGCAGGCCGAGCCAGCAAGCCTGGTGAAGTGATCCTACAAACACACCACCCTGAACATGAGTTATTACAAGCATTACTACATAAAGACTACAGCCACTTTGCTCATGCCGCATTAGAAGAGCGAAAAATGGCGCAACTGCCGCCATTCAGCTTTTTGACGCTATTCAGAGCAGAGGCCAATCAACCTGAGCATGTAGAATCGTTCTTGCAGCAAGTAAGACAAACTCTCGAATCCCACCCATTATTTGGGCAAGGCTGCTTAGTGCTCGGACCAATGCCCGCTCCTTTAGCGAAACGAGCAGGAAAATCGCGCTGGCAGTTACTATTACAAGTATCAAGCCGTAGCCAAATGCAAAAGCTGCTTTATAGTGCTAGACCCGTTATTGATCTCTTACCCAACGCAAAAAAAGTGCGCTGGTCGATAGATATAGAGCCGCAAGATTTGAGCTAA
- the cytR gene encoding DNA-binding transcriptional regulator CytR, with amino-acid sequence MATMKDVAQLAGVSTATVSRALMNPEKVSSTTRKRIEDAVMESGYSPNSLARNLRRNESKTIITIVPDICDSYFTEIIRGIEDAAVENGYLVLLGNSGQQQKRESSLVNLVFTKQADGMLLLGTHLPFDVSKPEQKNLPPLVMACEFAPELELPTVHIDNLTSSFEAVNYLTQMGHRNIAQITGPAEAVLCQFRSQGYQQALRRSGIPMNPTYKEEGDFSFESGERAIAKLLSLPEPPTAIFCHNDVMAIGAIQKAKKLGFKVPEDISFVGFDNVQFSEYCDPPLTTISQPRYEIGRQAMLMLLELLKGNDVQAGSRLLETELIIRKSAAPPRS; translated from the coding sequence ATGGCGACAATGAAGGATGTTGCCCAGCTTGCTGGAGTATCAACAGCCACCGTTTCGCGCGCGTTAATGAACCCTGAAAAAGTGTCATCAACCACTCGAAAGCGAATTGAAGACGCTGTCATGGAATCGGGATATTCACCAAATTCCCTTGCACGAAATTTACGTCGAAATGAATCCAAGACCATTATTACTATCGTGCCTGATATCTGTGATTCTTACTTTACGGAGATCATCCGTGGCATCGAAGATGCGGCGGTAGAAAATGGCTATCTTGTACTACTGGGCAATAGTGGTCAGCAACAAAAACGAGAAAGTTCGTTGGTAAACCTCGTCTTTACCAAACAAGCCGACGGCATGCTACTGTTAGGGACGCATCTTCCTTTTGATGTAAGTAAGCCGGAACAAAAAAACTTACCGCCACTTGTGATGGCGTGTGAATTTGCCCCAGAGCTTGAGTTGCCAACCGTTCACATTGATAACCTGACGTCTTCATTTGAAGCGGTTAACTACCTCACTCAAATGGGACACAGAAATATCGCGCAAATTACCGGTCCTGCCGAGGCGGTATTATGTCAATTCCGCTCTCAAGGATACCAACAAGCATTGCGTCGCTCAGGTATTCCAATGAATCCAACCTACAAAGAAGAAGGCGACTTTTCGTTTGAATCCGGTGAACGAGCGATTGCCAAATTGCTGTCTTTACCTGAGCCACCGACCGCCATTTTCTGTCACAACGATGTGATGGCCATCGGCGCGATTCAAAAAGCCAAAAAGTTAGGTTTTAAAGTACCAGAAGACATCTCGTTTGTTGGCTTTGACAACGTGCAATTTTCTGAGTATTGCGATCCTCCATTGACGACGATTTCTCAACCACGCTATGAAATTGGCCGTCAAGCTATGTTGATGTTGCTAGAACTATTAAAAGGCAATGATGTACAGGCTGGATCGCGATTACTAGAAACAGAACTGATCATTCGTAAAAGTGCCGCTCCACCGAGAAGTTAG
- a CDS encoding O-succinylhomoserine (thiol)-lyase encodes MSDRKPATIAVRTGIEADSQYHAVVPPIYLSTNYGFPAFGEVPKYDYTRSGNPNRGQLEQALSELESGEGAVITNTGTAALNLWVSTFLGPDDLIIAPHDCYGGTYRLFNTRSLKGDFKVEFVDQSDQEALDAALAKKPKLVLLETPSNPLVRVVDIQVTCDKAKKVGALVAVDNTFLTPVYQKPLLLGADFVIHSTTKFINGHSDVIGGVVVTKSTQHAEELAWWGNCLGATGTPFDSYMTLRGLRTLAARMRVHEESSVQILQYLQTQSLVAKLYHPSLPSHPGHDIAKKQQSGFGSMLSFEYAGSFDSLKAFVGHLKLFSLAESLGGVESLICHPSSMTHRAMSDEAQLEAGITTQLLRLSVGLEDADDLIADLRQAFELVQEEA; translated from the coding sequence ATGAGCGATCGCAAACCAGCAACCATTGCTGTACGCACCGGTATCGAGGCTGATAGTCAATATCATGCCGTCGTCCCCCCTATTTATCTTTCCACCAACTACGGCTTCCCAGCGTTTGGTGAAGTACCTAAATACGATTACACCCGTTCAGGTAACCCGAATCGTGGCCAATTAGAGCAAGCATTATCTGAATTAGAGTCAGGTGAGGGCGCGGTTATCACAAATACGGGCACCGCAGCGCTAAACCTATGGGTCAGTACCTTTTTAGGGCCAGACGATCTGATTATTGCGCCTCATGATTGCTACGGTGGTACTTACCGTCTATTTAATACTCGCTCATTAAAAGGCGACTTTAAGGTTGAGTTTGTTGACCAATCTGATCAAGAGGCTCTGGATGCTGCTCTTGCTAAGAAGCCAAAATTAGTTTTACTTGAAACGCCATCGAATCCATTGGTTCGAGTGGTTGATATACAAGTTACCTGTGATAAAGCAAAAAAAGTAGGAGCACTGGTTGCGGTAGACAATACCTTTTTAACACCTGTGTACCAGAAGCCTTTATTGCTAGGCGCCGATTTTGTTATTCATTCTACGACCAAGTTTATTAACGGCCACTCTGATGTTATTGGTGGTGTGGTCGTAACGAAAAGTACACAGCATGCCGAAGAGCTGGCGTGGTGGGGGAATTGCCTTGGTGCAACGGGTACGCCGTTTGATAGCTACATGACTTTACGGGGTCTAAGAACCTTGGCAGCGCGTATGCGAGTGCATGAAGAAAGCTCAGTACAAATCTTACAGTACCTGCAAACTCAATCCTTAGTTGCCAAGCTTTATCACCCAAGTTTGCCAAGCCATCCTGGCCATGACATTGCGAAAAAACAACAATCGGGTTTTGGCTCAATGTTGAGCTTTGAATATGCAGGTAGCTTTGACTCTTTAAAAGCGTTTGTTGGTCACCTGAAGCTCTTCTCATTGGCGGAGTCTCTTGGTGGGGTAGAAAGCCTTATCTGTCATCCAAGCTCTATGACGCACAGAGCGATGAGTGATGAAGCGCAATTAGAAGCGGGCATTACAACGCAATTGCTGCGCTTATCTGTTGGGCTTGAAGATGCTGATGACCTCATCGCTGACTTACGCCAAGCCTTTGAGTTGGTTCAGGAGGAAGCGTAA
- a CDS encoding malic enzyme-like NAD(P)-binding protein — translation MSEDNSQKDFRQQALDYHEFPTAGKIGVALTTPADTVEDLALAYSPGVAEPVREIAQNPDNVYKYTAKGNMVAVISNGTAILGLGNLGPLASKPVMEGKSLLFKRFANLDSIDIEVKHRTIQEFVDTVANIADTFGGINLEDIKAPDCFEIERQLIERCDVPVFHDDQHGTAIVTAAGMLNAIELQGKVLEESTIVCLGAGAAAVACMELLIKCGAQREKIYMLDRKGVIHTRRDDLNEYKQLFANNTDKRTLEDVIEGADLFLGVSGPNLLPPEALKLMADKPVVFACSNPDPEIKPELAHQVRDDLIMGTGRSDYPNQVNNVICFPFIFRGALDVRASEINIEMKLAAVEAIRQLAKETVPEEVKKAAGVDELEFGSGYIIPKPMDPRLLPRVAKAVAQAAVDSGVARIEMPENYMG, via the coding sequence ATGTCCGAAGACAACAGCCAAAAAGATTTTCGTCAACAAGCTCTCGATTACCATGAATTTCCGACTGCAGGAAAAATCGGTGTCGCACTCACTACTCCGGCCGATACCGTTGAAGATTTGGCACTGGCTTATAGCCCAGGTGTAGCAGAACCTGTAAGAGAAATCGCACAAAATCCAGACAACGTTTACAAGTACACTGCTAAAGGTAATATGGTCGCGGTTATTTCAAATGGCACCGCAATTTTAGGGTTGGGTAATTTAGGTCCATTAGCTTCTAAGCCAGTAATGGAAGGTAAATCTCTACTGTTTAAGCGCTTTGCTAATTTGGATTCTATTGATATTGAGGTCAAGCACCGCACTATTCAAGAGTTTGTCGATACGGTTGCTAACATTGCAGATACGTTTGGTGGCATTAACTTAGAAGATATTAAAGCACCAGATTGCTTTGAAATTGAGCGTCAGCTTATCGAGCGTTGTGACGTACCCGTTTTCCATGATGATCAACACGGCACGGCAATTGTTACTGCCGCAGGTATGCTAAATGCCATTGAACTTCAGGGCAAAGTGCTAGAAGAGTCGACGATTGTTTGTTTGGGCGCAGGAGCGGCGGCGGTTGCTTGTATGGAGCTACTGATCAAATGTGGCGCTCAACGCGAAAAAATTTACATGCTGGACCGCAAGGGTGTTATTCACACTCGTCGCGACGATTTGAACGAATACAAGCAGTTATTTGCTAATAATACGGATAAGCGCACATTAGAAGATGTGATTGAAGGTGCGGATCTATTCTTAGGTGTCTCTGGGCCAAACTTGCTTCCACCAGAAGCGCTGAAATTGATGGCTGATAAGCCCGTTGTGTTTGCATGTTCAAACCCAGATCCTGAAATTAAGCCAGAGCTTGCTCATCAAGTTCGTGATGATTTGATCATGGGTACAGGGCGCAGTGATTACCCTAATCAGGTAAATAATGTAATTTGTTTCCCGTTTATTTTCCGTGGTGCACTCGATGTTCGTGCAAGTGAAATTAATATTGAGATGAAGCTAGCTGCGGTTGAAGCGATTCGCCAGTTAGCGAAAGAAACAGTGCCAGAAGAAGTGAAAAAAGCGGCCGGTGTTGACGAGTTAGAATTTGGCTCTGGCTACATCATTCCGAAACCTATGGACCCTCGTTTGTTGCCTCGCGTTGCTAAAGCTGTGGCGCAAGCGGCAGTAGATTCTGGTGTGGCTCGTATTGAGATGCCGGAAAATTATATGGGCTAA
- a CDS encoding bifunctional aspartate kinase/homoserine dehydrogenase II, translating to MTIQRQLHKFGGSSLADPECYLRVVNILREYSQPEDLVVVSAAGSTTNLLLSWLKALDKDGRIAHELLQELRQFQTHLVTTLLNEERASTLLEQLNKEFSALGELNAPLSLADQAAALGHGEVWSSRLLATLLCQHDLEATALDSRHFLRADHGAQPEVDRARSWPLVKSTLAQHSHCRLVVTGFMASNDSGETVLLGRNGSDYSATVIGELSEVTRVTIWSDVAGVYSSDPRKVSDACLLPLLRLDEASELARLAAPVLHSRTLQPVAQSAMDLHLRCSHAPESGSTRVERVLASGRGAKIITSLDEVLMVNIVFAQGHDFERQHREVLQALTRVQLQPLAFEVQADQGCLLLAYTAEVAGEALSYLQDISVEGELKLKEGYSLVAAVGAGVTNNANHCYGFYQQLKNSPVEFICESESGLSLVAITRTTDTQPLLTGIHSQLFQAQKRVAIALCGKGNIGSSWLSLFAEQKSDLEKRHGKSFDLVAVIDSQTCWLDFDGIDAEQVSKRFDDESVSNSDMDWLEKLAHQQKYDEVIVLDVTASAQLSDKYVAIAEHGLHLISANKVAGSAPGDVYHRVQDAFAKTGRHWLYNATVGAGLPINHTVRDLRESGDEIQGLSGIFSGTLSWLFQQFDGSVPFSDLVDLAWQQGLTEPDPRSDLDGSDVMRKLVILARESGFDLEPEQVRVESLVPAELQTLSLDDFLDKSEVLSQLLAERLEKAQREEKVLRYVARLERDGTATVGIEALSQQHALANLLPCDNIFAIESKWYKDNPLVIRGPGAGREVTAGALQSDLNRLSSLL from the coding sequence ATGACGATTCAACGCCAGTTACACAAATTTGGCGGAAGCAGTCTTGCTGATCCTGAATGTTATTTGAGAGTCGTGAATATCTTGCGCGAATACTCTCAACCAGAAGATTTAGTTGTGGTTTCTGCGGCGGGCTCAACAACCAACCTGTTACTTAGCTGGTTAAAAGCACTCGATAAAGATGGCCGTATTGCCCATGAGTTGCTGCAAGAGTTACGTCAATTTCAAACTCATCTTGTGACCACTTTGCTTAATGAAGAACGAGCATCGACATTGCTGGAACAGCTAAATAAAGAATTTTCTGCTCTTGGGGAGTTGAACGCCCCATTGAGCCTTGCAGATCAAGCTGCCGCTCTTGGGCATGGTGAAGTTTGGTCTTCTCGTTTATTGGCGACCTTATTATGTCAGCACGATCTTGAAGCGACGGCTTTAGATTCTCGTCATTTTCTGCGGGCGGATCACGGTGCGCAACCAGAAGTTGATCGTGCACGATCTTGGCCTTTGGTGAAATCAACATTAGCTCAGCATTCTCATTGCCGCTTAGTGGTGACTGGTTTTATGGCGAGTAATGACAGTGGTGAAACCGTATTACTTGGCCGAAATGGTTCAGACTATTCCGCGACAGTAATTGGCGAACTATCTGAAGTTACCCGTGTGACCATATGGAGTGATGTAGCAGGTGTATATAGCTCTGACCCTCGTAAAGTCTCTGATGCGTGCTTACTGCCACTGCTTCGCCTTGATGAAGCCAGTGAGTTGGCGCGTTTAGCTGCGCCTGTTTTGCACAGTAGAACCTTACAGCCTGTGGCTCAAAGTGCTATGGATTTGCATTTACGTTGCAGCCACGCCCCAGAGTCTGGCTCAACGCGAGTAGAGCGTGTTCTGGCATCTGGTCGTGGCGCTAAGATCATCACGTCGTTAGATGAAGTCTTGATGGTCAACATTGTGTTTGCTCAAGGGCATGATTTTGAGCGCCAACATCGTGAAGTATTACAAGCGTTAACGCGTGTTCAACTTCAACCTCTCGCATTTGAAGTTCAAGCGGATCAAGGTTGCTTGTTACTCGCGTATACCGCAGAAGTCGCGGGTGAAGCATTAAGCTATTTACAAGATATCTCTGTAGAAGGTGAACTAAAGCTTAAAGAAGGCTATTCACTTGTCGCGGCTGTGGGGGCTGGAGTTACTAATAACGCGAACCATTGTTATGGTTTCTACCAGCAACTTAAAAATAGCCCAGTTGAGTTTATTTGTGAATCTGAGTCAGGGCTAAGCTTAGTGGCCATTACTCGTACCACGGACACGCAACCCCTACTGACGGGAATTCATAGCCAGCTATTTCAAGCACAAAAGCGCGTTGCAATCGCGCTATGCGGAAAAGGAAATATAGGTTCAAGTTGGTTGTCTTTATTTGCTGAGCAAAAAAGTGATTTGGAAAAGCGGCACGGAAAGAGCTTTGATTTGGTCGCGGTAATCGACAGCCAAACCTGCTGGCTTGATTTTGATGGAATTGATGCTGAACAGGTTAGTAAACGTTTCGATGATGAGTCGGTAAGTAATAGTGACATGGATTGGCTAGAAAAACTGGCTCACCAGCAAAAGTATGACGAAGTCATTGTTTTAGATGTGACAGCGAGTGCGCAGCTTTCCGATAAGTACGTTGCCATTGCAGAGCATGGGCTGCATCTAATTTCGGCAAATAAAGTGGCCGGATCTGCTCCTGGCGATGTGTACCACCGTGTTCAAGATGCGTTTGCTAAAACGGGGCGCCATTGGTTATACAATGCAACAGTCGGTGCCGGGCTGCCAATTAATCATACCGTTCGTGACTTGCGTGAGAGCGGTGATGAAATACAAGGCTTATCAGGCATTTTCTCAGGGACACTATCCTGGTTATTCCAACAGTTTGATGGTTCTGTACCATTTAGTGATTTGGTTGACCTTGCGTGGCAGCAAGGGCTAACAGAGCCAGATCCTCGCAGCGACCTTGATGGCTCTGATGTGATGCGTAAATTAGTGATTCTTGCCCGAGAGTCTGGTTTTGATTTAGAGCCAGAGCAGGTTCGAGTCGAATCACTCGTTCCGGCGGAACTACAAACTCTTTCTCTGGATGATTTCTTAGATAAATCAGAAGTGCTGAGTCAATTGCTTGCCGAGCGTTTAGAGAAAGCACAGCGCGAAGAAAAAGTACTGCGTTATGTTGCAAGACTCGAGAGAGATGGTACGGCAACCGTCGGCATTGAAGCCTTGAGCCAACAACATGCTTTAGCCAACCTTTTGCCATGCGATAATATTTTTGCGATTGAAAGTAAGTGGTATAAAGATAACCCCCTAGTGATTCGTGGCCCCGGAGCGGGTCGAGAAGTCACGGCAGGTGCATTGCAATCTGATTTAAATCGCCTTTCCTCATTGTTGTAA
- a CDS encoding SPOR domain-containing protein: protein MANKDYVRRGRGQKKPTRKTTTRKKPWKAGFIALLLLGGFGYGLYLLSQDPEPQPKPAAQVKPAKKKVAKPLPPPPEEKWEFVESLPNKEVEVIAKERVVSDIPYIMQCGAYKNQQQAENRKLDIAFQGISSNVRKKEGSSWYRVVLGPYPYKRDAERDKHKLQRAKIEPCAIWKETQ, encoded by the coding sequence GTGGCCAACAAAGATTATGTAAGAAGAGGTCGAGGTCAAAAAAAGCCGACCCGTAAAACAACGACCAGAAAAAAACCATGGAAAGCAGGCTTTATTGCACTGCTGCTTCTTGGTGGATTTGGCTACGGCCTCTATCTATTGAGCCAAGATCCAGAGCCGCAACCTAAACCGGCAGCCCAAGTAAAGCCGGCGAAGAAAAAAGTCGCTAAGCCACTACCACCGCCTCCTGAAGAAAAATGGGAATTCGTGGAAAGCTTACCGAATAAAGAAGTCGAAGTGATCGCCAAAGAGCGAGTGGTGTCAGACATTCCCTACATCATGCAATGTGGCGCTTACAAAAATCAGCAACAAGCTGAAAATCGAAAGTTAGATATCGCTTTCCAAGGCATTAGCAGTAACGTTCGTAAAAAAGAAGGCAGTAGCTGGTATCGCGTGGTATTGGGGCCTTACCCCTATAAACGAGATGCAGAGCGTGATAAGCACAAATTGCAGCGCGCCAAAATCGAGCCCTGTGCCATTTGGAAAGAAACACAGTAA